The genomic interval ATGCGTGAGGGCCTCCCTCATGTTGGCCGGTACCGGGGGGGTGTGCTCCTGGGACTTGCGCACCAGGCTGAGAGCCTTGGCCGGACAAGTAGTCACACACAGACCGCAGCCTATGCAGTGGTCCAAATTCAACGATGCGTCTCCTTGGTCGATCATGGCGAAAGCCGCCATCCGGAAGCGGTCCAAGCAGGTCTCACAGCCGATGCATTCATCCTGGTTCAAGCCGGCAATGAAATATCATGGAATCGATCTCAGCCCAAATTTCATCAACATTTTTCAGCTGACCGGTTTTTCGCTTCCTGCCACGCCTTTTCAAGCAACGCCAACGTGCCTGGGGTGGACTCGGTGCGGAGACCGAATTTGGCATTGAATGCTTCGATGTTCGCCATCATCTCTATTTCGCCCAGCACTTTGGTGGGCAGCAGCAGGCTGCGTTCGTAGTCTCGCATCATGCGCTTCAGGAGCATGTCTTTTTTCGGGAGCAATTCCTCAGGGATATCCGAGTCCAGGATCTTCCGCCAGTGCCGGGAAAATCCGGCATTCATGAACATGGTGCCTGCGCACTCGCATTGCCGCGCATAATAATTTTCACGTCCACCGATAATGAGCCCCACGCAGTCGTCCACCGGATGGTCTTCATCCATGGGAAGCATCACTGGTACACCCACTTCCGAAAAAAGATCCTTGGCATGGTCCAGGGCATTTCCACACAGACCGTATCCGAGAAGGACGCTTTCCACGTGCTGGGCCATCTCCTCGACGGCAGACACCACATGGCGTTGCAGGTTTTTAGTCACGGAATGCAGTCCGACCTCCATGACCCGGATCAATACTTGGTGCCCGTCGCCTGACGTTTTCCCGAATTCCTTTAGGGTTGTCAGCCTATGCACCGGCTTTTTGCCGTGGTCCTTGAGTTCTGAAAGCAAACCCGCTGAAAACTCGTTGTCGACAACAAAGACATCCGAGACTTCCGTGTCAGCACTCAACACGTGGGCGAACTCGAGTTCCAGGATTTGGCAGGTGATAATACCAATTTTGGCCATGTTATTATCCTTCCTTTCCCCATCTTGCCGGCCCCCCCGTCTCTGCCTGTAGGGATACAATATGATCTGTGGAGGTTGCTCTTCCACCGGAACATATACCTAACTTCATGGCTTTCCAGCTATTTTGGATTAGATCGCGTTATCCCCTTCACGATCATGACTTCCTTATTCTTATTCCCCGTAGCCCTTGCTTCCGCCATAGATCCGGCTGTAACGTACACCCGCTCCTGACGGTCTCTCAACGGTTTGAGAATCCTTTCGATATGTTCTTTCTTGTTTTCCAGATAGGCGGGTTTGACTTCTTCTCCCGCCGGGCAGACAGCCATGCAGTAGCTGCACCGGTAGCTCATCTTAAACATCAAAGATTGCCACATGAAGCCCGTCTCCCTATCATCGAAATGAGAACGGTATTCCCCCATGTCGTGAGAGGTGACGATGGCTTCCACCAGGTTATTAAACCCGATGTAATTGTCTCTGTACGTATGAGTGATGCAGGCCATAAAATCAAAGGGTTGGTTTTTGGTGATGGCTCCGGTGGGACAGACGGCGGCACATAGATTACACTTGATGCAGGGATTTTCCTTAAGGGGATAATCATATACATCCATCGCGCCATTCTCCAGGATACTTTCCAACTGGACACTGCTACCGTACTTCGGATGAAGGACCAGCCGGTTCATGCCCATGTGTCCCAGACCGGCCTCCACGGCCATGATCTTGTGGCTGACATCCCAGATCTTTCCTGGATACCGTTCCATGGCCATGGGCCACCCACGGTTTACAACAACCCCACGGATGCCGAGTTGGTTCAGTCGACGAAGGATCTCTCGCGAAACGTTCGAAGTCCTGTCTCCCGTACGATGATATTCCTCATTAGCCACATAGCGGGCCGGGCTCTGAATGTTTTCGCGATTGTTTGCGATAATGACTGAAATGACAGTCCGGGTAAGGGAATAGACGTGTAAGATCCCTTCACGCTCCTTCTGCTGGAGCGCATCGCGGTCCAGGTCCACGAATCCTACGTCTTCGGCCCCGGCATCCAGGCAGATTTTCTTGATCTCAGCGGCTGAATAAACTCCGTTCTGTTTGGACATGTTCTTTTTACTTTCTGGTATAGCTTGATTTTCCAGACGGAAGCGGCCAAGGATGGCCCGCGCCAACTTATATGGTTCTCTTTTCCGGCATTACCGCCCAGCTGCCTGTTCACCCGTCAGCAGAGTCATGCAGGTGCTACTTGCTCGTGAAATGAGTTTTTCCTTTTCATCGAAAACATCCCACGTCACCAGTCCAACCGTCTTTTCCCCCATCGACGACACTTGAGTCGGCTCGCAGCTTGGCCTTCCAGACTGGCTCAAGGACGTTGATATTGAACTCGAGTGTCGTGGAGCTCTCTCCTTCCTTGAGCCTGCCGGCGTATGCCATCCCCATGGCGGCATCGCTGATGTCACGGACAACACCACCACGCAATTTCGCCATAGGGTTTGCGTGACGATCATCAGCTTCGGACTCGATTTTTGCCCTTCCTGGACTAACCGAGACGAGCTTGAAACCGATAAGGTTTGCAATCGGA from Deltaproteobacteria bacterium carries:
- a CDS encoding DUF1638 domain-containing protein; amino-acid sequence: MAKIGIITCQILELEFAHVLSADTEVSDVFVVDNEFSAGLLSELKDHGKKPVHRLTTLKEFGKTSGDGHQVLIRVMEVGLHSVTKNLQRHVVSAVEEMAQHVESVLLGYGLCGNALDHAKDLFSEVGVPVMLPMDEDHPVDDCVGLIIGGRENYYARQCECAGTMFMNAGFSRHWRKILDSDIPEELLPKKDMLLKRMMRDYERSLLLPTKVLGEIEMMANIEAFNAKFGLRTESTPGTLALLEKAWQEAKNRSAEKC
- a CDS encoding PaaI family thioesterase, with the translated sequence MNERTAISLPHQIQMVLNGLIPPPPIANLIGFKLVSVSPGRAKIESEADDRHANPMAKLRGGVVRDISDAAMGMAYAGRLKEGESSTTLEFNINVLEPVWKAKLRADSSVVDGGKDGWTGDVGCFR
- a CDS encoding epoxyqueuosine reductase, with translation MSKQNGVYSAAEIKKICLDAGAEDVGFVDLDRDALQQKEREGILHVYSLTRTVISVIIANNRENIQSPARYVANEEYHRTGDRTSNVSREILRRLNQLGIRGVVVNRGWPMAMERYPGKIWDVSHKIMAVEAGLGHMGMNRLVLHPKYGSSVQLESILENGAMDVYDYPLKENPCIKCNLCAAVCPTGAITKNQPFDFMACITHTYRDNYIGFNNLVEAIVTSHDMGEYRSHFDDRETGFMWQSLMFKMSYRCSYCMAVCPAGEEVKPAYLENKKEHIERILKPLRDRQERVYVTAGSMAEARATGNKNKEVMIVKGITRSNPK
- a CDS encoding 4Fe-4S binding protein, which encodes MAAFAMIDQGDASLNLDHCIGCGLCVTTCPAKALSLVRKSQEHTPPVPANMREALTHRAQLRAQMEVTDNVERHKQFQ